In a single window of the Mauremys reevesii isolate NIE-2019 linkage group 3, ASM1616193v1, whole genome shotgun sequence genome:
- the GAREM2 gene encoding GRB2-associated and regulator of MAPK protein 2 isoform X3 gives MEAITFSVKVVSGEFSEASELYNFTLQVGDELTLMGQAEILCAKGAKEKWRLPTLLRKLGRAGPLGGKPAKGKVPCLICMNHRTNESLSLPFQCRGCFSTRSPLELQLREGEHTIRSIIEKVRLPVNVAVPGRPARNPYDLHAIREGHCYKLLSIISKTVVLCCILRREAVVPFHFLLLSDMPRFALPEGLLWGDPQLEKLVRDSAAVCQEHFDPDQYSKAVREAKPDLAEECASPRRLRLSLQGCAREELAPAFQRLSLCIYSGGSAHAPEDPLAVPRHERSAPADLSDSEREYVTPDWAEPEFRTQEPLEIPYEELWTNQNPENVSEPSGNRPGLGSANKGQRDLMSFAASSPLGSPHRPALPREEPVGEMPPPVPPKSQAVKEECRLLNAPPVPPRGSRPHATSSPPVPLRFPKLQPAHSPSPSLSYYSSGLHDASGPRSGSCSPSPDSYSLYCYPCTWGDCTAGDSAGRQLPGPLPPSTQPSQTSWSDPWAYADTGPSVASGRSTPLLGGDAPIKTYHSCPRLKAPHPQKRFAPFGALNPFANPAYSPSPSSSTEWLEALDWQKPPSAPTPETFDPFESASPESERCYSQEGRGPAPPPRPPKSLETESLVIRSTAPLSPTIVRGAEGGVTRVYLTQGVIEVPPASAPRSGPGESASHVPGAPRLNGDGSPWQPPADLAALSVEEVSRCLRFIGLSEDVVSFFARERIDGSIFVQLPEEILADDFRLTKLQVKKIMQFIKGWRPKI, from the exons ATGGAGGCCATCACCTTCAGCGTGAAG GTGGTGTCCGGGGAGTTCAGCGAGGCCAGCGAGCTCTACAACTTCACGCTGCAGGTGGGCGACGAGCTGACGCTGATGGGCCAGGCCGAGATCCTGTGCGCCAAGGGGGCGAAGGAGAAATGGCGCCTCCCTACCCTCCTGCGCAAGCTGGGCCGGGCGGGCCCCCTGGGCGGCAAGCCGGCGAAGGGCAAGGTGCCCTGCCTGATCTGCATGAACCACCGCACCAACGAGAGCCTCAGCCTGCCCTTCCAGTGCCGGGGCTGCTTCAGCACCCGCAGCccgctggagctgcagctgcgggagggCGAGCACACCATCCGCAGCATCATCGAGAAGGTGCGGCTGCCCGTCAACGTGGCGGTGCCCGGCCGGCCCGCGCGCAACCCCTACGACCTGCACGCCATCCGCGAGGGCCACTGCTACAAGCTGCTCAGCATCATCTCCAAGACGGTGGTGCTCTGCTGCATCCTGCGCAGGGAGGCCGTGGTGCCCTTCCACTTCCTGCTGCTGAGCGACATGCCCCGCTTCGCCCTGCCCGAGGGGCTGCTCTGGGGCGACccccagctggagaagctggtACGGGACAGCGCCGCCGTCTGCCAGGAGCACTTCGACCCCGACCAGTACTCCAAAGCCGTGCGGGAGGCCAAGCCCGACCTGGCGGAGGAGTGCGCCAGCCCCCGGCGCCTCCGCCTCAGCCTGCAGGGCTGCGCCCGCGAGGAGCTGGCCCCGGCCTTCCAGCGCCTCTCGCTCTGCATCTATAGCGGGGGCTCGGCCCACGCCCCCGAGGACCCCCTGGCAGTGCCCCGCCACGAGCGCTCGGCCCCGGCTGACCTCTCCGACTCGGAGCGGGAGTACGTGACGCCCGACTGGGCAGAGCCCGAGTTCAGGACTCAGGAGCCGCTGGAGATCCCCTACGAGGAGCTCTGGACCAACCAGAACCCGGAGAACGTCTCGGAGCCCAGCGGCAACCGGCCGGGGCTGGGCAGTGCCAACAAAGGGCAGCGCGACCTCATGTCCTTCGCCGCCTCCTCTCCGCTGGGCTCCCCGCaccgccccgccctgcccagggAGGAGCCTGTGGGCGAGATGCCGCCTCCCGTCCCGCCCAAATCTCAAGCG gtgaaggaggaatGCCGCCTGCTGAACGCACCCCCCGTCCCGCCCCGGGGCAGCCGGCCCCACGCCACCTCCAGCCCACCGGTCCCCCTGCGCTTCCCAAAGCTCCAGCCGGCTCActcgcccagccccagcctctcgtACTACTCGTCCGGGCTGCACGACGC GTCAGGGCCGCGGAGCGGGAGCTGCTCGCCCTCCCCGGACTCCTACTCCCTCTACTGCTACCCCTGCACCTGGGGCGACTGCACGGCCGGGGACTCTGCCGGCCGCCAGCTGCCGGGGCCCCTGCCGCCCagcacccagcccagccagacGTCCTGGTCGGACCCATGGGCCTACGCCGACACGGGCCCCAGCGTGGCCAGCGGGCGCTCCACGCCCCTGCTGGGGGGCGACGCCCCCATCAAGACCTACCACAGCTGCCCCCGCCTCaaggccccccacccccagaaacgcTTCGCCCCTTTCGGGGCCCTGAACCCCTTCGCCAACCCCGCCTACtcgcccagcccctcctcctccaccgAGTGGCTGGAGGCCCTGGACTGGCAGaagcccccctctgcccccacgcCGGAGACCTTCGACCCCTTCGAGAGCGCCTCCCCCGAGTCAGAGCGCTGCTATAGCCAGGAGGgccggggccctgcccccccgccccgcccccccaagaGCCTGGAGACGGAGAGCCTCGTGATCCGCAGCACGGCACCGCTGTCACCCACCATCGTGCGCGGGGCCGAGGGCGGCGTCACCCGCGTCTACCTCACGCAGGGCGTCATCGAGGTGCCGCCGGCGTCGGCCCCACGCAGCGGCCCGGGCGAGAGCGCCAGCCATGTGCCGGGTGCGCCCCGGCTGAACGGCGACGGCTCCCCCTGGCAGCCGCCCGCCGACCTGGCGGCACTGTCCGTGGAGGAGGTGTCCCGCTGCCTGCGCTTCATCGGCCTCTCCGAGGACGTGGTGAGCTTCTTCGCCCGCGAGCGCATCGACGGCAGCATCTTCGTGCAGCTCCCCGAGGAGATCCTCGCCGACGACTTCCGCCTCACCAAGCTGCAGGTCAAGAAGATCATGCAGTTCATCAAGGGCTGGCGGCCCAAGATTTAG
- the GAREM2 gene encoding GRB2-associated and regulator of MAPK protein 2 isoform X1, with the protein MHFLRPVRFLTPFPSPCFGLFHPTGLEIWVLSALGLDKLDSAEDDGSASESTFSSRREYVEGVSDQDVLLIHSCRQWTTVTAHSLEEGHYVIGPKIDIPLQYPGKFKLLDQDRDVREPVQYFSSVEEVASSFPDRVFVMEAITFSVKVVSGEFSEASELYNFTLQVGDELTLMGQAEILCAKGAKEKWRLPTLLRKLGRAGPLGGKPAKGKVPCLICMNHRTNESLSLPFQCRGCFSTRSPLELQLREGEHTIRSIIEKVRLPVNVAVPGRPARNPYDLHAIREGHCYKLLSIISKTVVLCCILRREAVVPFHFLLLSDMPRFALPEGLLWGDPQLEKLVRDSAAVCQEHFDPDQYSKAVREAKPDLAEECASPRRLRLSLQGCAREELAPAFQRLSLCIYSGGSAHAPEDPLAVPRHERSAPADLSDSEREYVTPDWAEPEFRTQEPLEIPYEELWTNQNPENVSEPSGNRPGLGSANKGQRDLMSFAASSPLGSPHRPALPREEPVGEMPPPVPPKSQAVKEECRLLNAPPVPPRGSRPHATSSPPVPLRFPKLQPAHSPSPSLSYYSSGLHDASGPRSGSCSPSPDSYSLYCYPCTWGDCTAGDSAGRQLPGPLPPSTQPSQTSWSDPWAYADTGPSVASGRSTPLLGGDAPIKTYHSCPRLKAPHPQKRFAPFGALNPFANPAYSPSPSSSTEWLEALDWQKPPSAPTPETFDPFESASPESERCYSQEGRGPAPPPRPPKSLETESLVIRSTAPLSPTIVRGAEGGVTRVYLTQGVIEVPPASAPRSGPGESASHVPGAPRLNGDGSPWQPPADLAALSVEEVSRCLRFIGLSEDVVSFFARERIDGSIFVQLPEEILADDFRLTKLQVKKIMQFIKGWRPKI; encoded by the exons GAGAGTACGTGGAGGGGGTGAGTGACCAGGACGTGCTCCTCATTCACTCCTGCCGCCAGTGGACCACGGTGACGGCCCACAGCCTGGAGGAGGGGCACTACGTCATCGGGCCCAAGATCGACATCCCACTGCAGTACCCAG GGAAGTTTAAGCTGCTGGACCAAGACCGGGACGTGCGGGAACCAGTTCAGTATTTCAGCAGCGTGGAGGAGGTGGCCAGCAGCTTCCCGGACCGCGTCTTCGTCATGGAGGCCATCACCTTCAGCGTGAAG GTGGTGTCCGGGGAGTTCAGCGAGGCCAGCGAGCTCTACAACTTCACGCTGCAGGTGGGCGACGAGCTGACGCTGATGGGCCAGGCCGAGATCCTGTGCGCCAAGGGGGCGAAGGAGAAATGGCGCCTCCCTACCCTCCTGCGCAAGCTGGGCCGGGCGGGCCCCCTGGGCGGCAAGCCGGCGAAGGGCAAGGTGCCCTGCCTGATCTGCATGAACCACCGCACCAACGAGAGCCTCAGCCTGCCCTTCCAGTGCCGGGGCTGCTTCAGCACCCGCAGCccgctggagctgcagctgcgggagggCGAGCACACCATCCGCAGCATCATCGAGAAGGTGCGGCTGCCCGTCAACGTGGCGGTGCCCGGCCGGCCCGCGCGCAACCCCTACGACCTGCACGCCATCCGCGAGGGCCACTGCTACAAGCTGCTCAGCATCATCTCCAAGACGGTGGTGCTCTGCTGCATCCTGCGCAGGGAGGCCGTGGTGCCCTTCCACTTCCTGCTGCTGAGCGACATGCCCCGCTTCGCCCTGCCCGAGGGGCTGCTCTGGGGCGACccccagctggagaagctggtACGGGACAGCGCCGCCGTCTGCCAGGAGCACTTCGACCCCGACCAGTACTCCAAAGCCGTGCGGGAGGCCAAGCCCGACCTGGCGGAGGAGTGCGCCAGCCCCCGGCGCCTCCGCCTCAGCCTGCAGGGCTGCGCCCGCGAGGAGCTGGCCCCGGCCTTCCAGCGCCTCTCGCTCTGCATCTATAGCGGGGGCTCGGCCCACGCCCCCGAGGACCCCCTGGCAGTGCCCCGCCACGAGCGCTCGGCCCCGGCTGACCTCTCCGACTCGGAGCGGGAGTACGTGACGCCCGACTGGGCAGAGCCCGAGTTCAGGACTCAGGAGCCGCTGGAGATCCCCTACGAGGAGCTCTGGACCAACCAGAACCCGGAGAACGTCTCGGAGCCCAGCGGCAACCGGCCGGGGCTGGGCAGTGCCAACAAAGGGCAGCGCGACCTCATGTCCTTCGCCGCCTCCTCTCCGCTGGGCTCCCCGCaccgccccgccctgcccagggAGGAGCCTGTGGGCGAGATGCCGCCTCCCGTCCCGCCCAAATCTCAAGCG gtgaaggaggaatGCCGCCTGCTGAACGCACCCCCCGTCCCGCCCCGGGGCAGCCGGCCCCACGCCACCTCCAGCCCACCGGTCCCCCTGCGCTTCCCAAAGCTCCAGCCGGCTCActcgcccagccccagcctctcgtACTACTCGTCCGGGCTGCACGACGC GTCAGGGCCGCGGAGCGGGAGCTGCTCGCCCTCCCCGGACTCCTACTCCCTCTACTGCTACCCCTGCACCTGGGGCGACTGCACGGCCGGGGACTCTGCCGGCCGCCAGCTGCCGGGGCCCCTGCCGCCCagcacccagcccagccagacGTCCTGGTCGGACCCATGGGCCTACGCCGACACGGGCCCCAGCGTGGCCAGCGGGCGCTCCACGCCCCTGCTGGGGGGCGACGCCCCCATCAAGACCTACCACAGCTGCCCCCGCCTCaaggccccccacccccagaaacgcTTCGCCCCTTTCGGGGCCCTGAACCCCTTCGCCAACCCCGCCTACtcgcccagcccctcctcctccaccgAGTGGCTGGAGGCCCTGGACTGGCAGaagcccccctctgcccccacgcCGGAGACCTTCGACCCCTTCGAGAGCGCCTCCCCCGAGTCAGAGCGCTGCTATAGCCAGGAGGgccggggccctgcccccccgccccgcccccccaagaGCCTGGAGACGGAGAGCCTCGTGATCCGCAGCACGGCACCGCTGTCACCCACCATCGTGCGCGGGGCCGAGGGCGGCGTCACCCGCGTCTACCTCACGCAGGGCGTCATCGAGGTGCCGCCGGCGTCGGCCCCACGCAGCGGCCCGGGCGAGAGCGCCAGCCATGTGCCGGGTGCGCCCCGGCTGAACGGCGACGGCTCCCCCTGGCAGCCGCCCGCCGACCTGGCGGCACTGTCCGTGGAGGAGGTGTCCCGCTGCCTGCGCTTCATCGGCCTCTCCGAGGACGTGGTGAGCTTCTTCGCCCGCGAGCGCATCGACGGCAGCATCTTCGTGCAGCTCCCCGAGGAGATCCTCGCCGACGACTTCCGCCTCACCAAGCTGCAGGTCAAGAAGATCATGCAGTTCATCAAGGGCTGGCGGCCCAAGATTTAG
- the GAREM2 gene encoding GRB2-associated and regulator of MAPK protein 2 isoform X2: MEKLAAGLAQISWSSGALPLDVIVSKCRLPTLVRLGPGEYVEGVSDQDVLLIHSCRQWTTVTAHSLEEGHYVIGPKIDIPLQYPGKFKLLDQDRDVREPVQYFSSVEEVASSFPDRVFVMEAITFSVKVVSGEFSEASELYNFTLQVGDELTLMGQAEILCAKGAKEKWRLPTLLRKLGRAGPLGGKPAKGKVPCLICMNHRTNESLSLPFQCRGCFSTRSPLELQLREGEHTIRSIIEKVRLPVNVAVPGRPARNPYDLHAIREGHCYKLLSIISKTVVLCCILRREAVVPFHFLLLSDMPRFALPEGLLWGDPQLEKLVRDSAAVCQEHFDPDQYSKAVREAKPDLAEECASPRRLRLSLQGCAREELAPAFQRLSLCIYSGGSAHAPEDPLAVPRHERSAPADLSDSEREYVTPDWAEPEFRTQEPLEIPYEELWTNQNPENVSEPSGNRPGLGSANKGQRDLMSFAASSPLGSPHRPALPREEPVGEMPPPVPPKSQAVKEECRLLNAPPVPPRGSRPHATSSPPVPLRFPKLQPAHSPSPSLSYYSSGLHDASGPRSGSCSPSPDSYSLYCYPCTWGDCTAGDSAGRQLPGPLPPSTQPSQTSWSDPWAYADTGPSVASGRSTPLLGGDAPIKTYHSCPRLKAPHPQKRFAPFGALNPFANPAYSPSPSSSTEWLEALDWQKPPSAPTPETFDPFESASPESERCYSQEGRGPAPPPRPPKSLETESLVIRSTAPLSPTIVRGAEGGVTRVYLTQGVIEVPPASAPRSGPGESASHVPGAPRLNGDGSPWQPPADLAALSVEEVSRCLRFIGLSEDVVSFFARERIDGSIFVQLPEEILADDFRLTKLQVKKIMQFIKGWRPKI; encoded by the exons GAGAGTACGTGGAGGGGGTGAGTGACCAGGACGTGCTCCTCATTCACTCCTGCCGCCAGTGGACCACGGTGACGGCCCACAGCCTGGAGGAGGGGCACTACGTCATCGGGCCCAAGATCGACATCCCACTGCAGTACCCAG GGAAGTTTAAGCTGCTGGACCAAGACCGGGACGTGCGGGAACCAGTTCAGTATTTCAGCAGCGTGGAGGAGGTGGCCAGCAGCTTCCCGGACCGCGTCTTCGTCATGGAGGCCATCACCTTCAGCGTGAAG GTGGTGTCCGGGGAGTTCAGCGAGGCCAGCGAGCTCTACAACTTCACGCTGCAGGTGGGCGACGAGCTGACGCTGATGGGCCAGGCCGAGATCCTGTGCGCCAAGGGGGCGAAGGAGAAATGGCGCCTCCCTACCCTCCTGCGCAAGCTGGGCCGGGCGGGCCCCCTGGGCGGCAAGCCGGCGAAGGGCAAGGTGCCCTGCCTGATCTGCATGAACCACCGCACCAACGAGAGCCTCAGCCTGCCCTTCCAGTGCCGGGGCTGCTTCAGCACCCGCAGCccgctggagctgcagctgcgggagggCGAGCACACCATCCGCAGCATCATCGAGAAGGTGCGGCTGCCCGTCAACGTGGCGGTGCCCGGCCGGCCCGCGCGCAACCCCTACGACCTGCACGCCATCCGCGAGGGCCACTGCTACAAGCTGCTCAGCATCATCTCCAAGACGGTGGTGCTCTGCTGCATCCTGCGCAGGGAGGCCGTGGTGCCCTTCCACTTCCTGCTGCTGAGCGACATGCCCCGCTTCGCCCTGCCCGAGGGGCTGCTCTGGGGCGACccccagctggagaagctggtACGGGACAGCGCCGCCGTCTGCCAGGAGCACTTCGACCCCGACCAGTACTCCAAAGCCGTGCGGGAGGCCAAGCCCGACCTGGCGGAGGAGTGCGCCAGCCCCCGGCGCCTCCGCCTCAGCCTGCAGGGCTGCGCCCGCGAGGAGCTGGCCCCGGCCTTCCAGCGCCTCTCGCTCTGCATCTATAGCGGGGGCTCGGCCCACGCCCCCGAGGACCCCCTGGCAGTGCCCCGCCACGAGCGCTCGGCCCCGGCTGACCTCTCCGACTCGGAGCGGGAGTACGTGACGCCCGACTGGGCAGAGCCCGAGTTCAGGACTCAGGAGCCGCTGGAGATCCCCTACGAGGAGCTCTGGACCAACCAGAACCCGGAGAACGTCTCGGAGCCCAGCGGCAACCGGCCGGGGCTGGGCAGTGCCAACAAAGGGCAGCGCGACCTCATGTCCTTCGCCGCCTCCTCTCCGCTGGGCTCCCCGCaccgccccgccctgcccagggAGGAGCCTGTGGGCGAGATGCCGCCTCCCGTCCCGCCCAAATCTCAAGCG gtgaaggaggaatGCCGCCTGCTGAACGCACCCCCCGTCCCGCCCCGGGGCAGCCGGCCCCACGCCACCTCCAGCCCACCGGTCCCCCTGCGCTTCCCAAAGCTCCAGCCGGCTCActcgcccagccccagcctctcgtACTACTCGTCCGGGCTGCACGACGC GTCAGGGCCGCGGAGCGGGAGCTGCTCGCCCTCCCCGGACTCCTACTCCCTCTACTGCTACCCCTGCACCTGGGGCGACTGCACGGCCGGGGACTCTGCCGGCCGCCAGCTGCCGGGGCCCCTGCCGCCCagcacccagcccagccagacGTCCTGGTCGGACCCATGGGCCTACGCCGACACGGGCCCCAGCGTGGCCAGCGGGCGCTCCACGCCCCTGCTGGGGGGCGACGCCCCCATCAAGACCTACCACAGCTGCCCCCGCCTCaaggccccccacccccagaaacgcTTCGCCCCTTTCGGGGCCCTGAACCCCTTCGCCAACCCCGCCTACtcgcccagcccctcctcctccaccgAGTGGCTGGAGGCCCTGGACTGGCAGaagcccccctctgcccccacgcCGGAGACCTTCGACCCCTTCGAGAGCGCCTCCCCCGAGTCAGAGCGCTGCTATAGCCAGGAGGgccggggccctgcccccccgccccgcccccccaagaGCCTGGAGACGGAGAGCCTCGTGATCCGCAGCACGGCACCGCTGTCACCCACCATCGTGCGCGGGGCCGAGGGCGGCGTCACCCGCGTCTACCTCACGCAGGGCGTCATCGAGGTGCCGCCGGCGTCGGCCCCACGCAGCGGCCCGGGCGAGAGCGCCAGCCATGTGCCGGGTGCGCCCCGGCTGAACGGCGACGGCTCCCCCTGGCAGCCGCCCGCCGACCTGGCGGCACTGTCCGTGGAGGAGGTGTCCCGCTGCCTGCGCTTCATCGGCCTCTCCGAGGACGTGGTGAGCTTCTTCGCCCGCGAGCGCATCGACGGCAGCATCTTCGTGCAGCTCCCCGAGGAGATCCTCGCCGACGACTTCCGCCTCACCAAGCTGCAGGTCAAGAAGATCATGCAGTTCATCAAGGGCTGGCGGCCCAAGATTTAG